One window from the genome of Anopheles merus strain MAF chromosome 3R, AmerM5.1, whole genome shotgun sequence encodes:
- the LOC121597890 gene encoding sialin isoform X1, with protein MSTGIAGWITCRQVLNIMVIFGFMLNYALRVNFTIAIVAMTKTLVSTVTGDDNSTTDALNLTDTTTEASVIDEADKFEWDARQQNLMLGSFFWGYVLTELPGGRLAEIVGGRRVFGYSMLFSSLLTLLTPLASNTHYIAVVILRAVLGFFLGASWPAIHPLTAVWIPPMDRSKFIANMMASSLGAAITMPICGFLIATVGWQSVFYFTGGLGLLWSVVWFLVVFETPASHPRITPEERTEIETAINAAGKKKKPSYVPWKSILTSPPVWAIILTHGASVFGFFTVVNQLPTYMKYILHFNIKENGLLSSLPYFGKYAMAVISSHLADYLRKSGKLSTTATRKIFTAFAVMTPGFLMIIQVYMGENRSWAVGIFTLSLFLNGAVTAGYLGNGLDIAPNFSGTIFGMANTLSSFGGFVSAYMVGVLTNDNQTYGQWQIVFWILAVVYITGSSAYVLMGTGELQAWNNPPEKGDGNVETEEGVPLRNQAAAVK; from the exons GATGGATAACATGCCGGCAAGTGCTGAACATTATGGTGATCTTCGGCTTCATGCTGAACTATGCGCTGCGCGTCAACTTTACGATCGCGATCGTGGCGATGACGAAAACGCTCGTCAGCACGGTGACCGGTGACGATAACAGCACGACCGACGCCCTCAACCTGACCGACACCACGACCGAAGCGTCCGTGATCGATGAGGCGGACAAGTTCGAGTGGGACGCCCGCCAGCAGAACCTGATGCTTGGCAGCTTCTTCTGGGGCTACGTGCTGACGGAGCTGCCGGGCGGCCGGCTGGCCGAAATCGTCGGTGGACGGCGCGTGTTCGGCTACAGCATGCTGTTTTCCAGTCTGCTGACCCTGCTGACGCCGCTCGCCTCCAACACGCACTACATTGCGGTGGTGATTCTGCGTGCCGTGCTCGGATTCTTCCTGGGCGCCTCCTGGCCGGCCATACATCCGCTGACGGCGGTGTGGATTCCACCGATGGACCGGTCCAAGTTCATCGCCAACATGATGGCTTCGTCGCTCGGTGCCGCCATTACGATGCCGATCTGTGGGTTCCTGATTGCGACGGTCGGGTGGCAGAGTGTGTTCTACTTCACCGGCGGGCTCGGGCTGCTGTGGTCGGTCGTGTGGTTCCTGGTGGTGTTTGAGACGCCCGCCTCCCATCCGCGCATCACGCCCGAGGAGCGAACGGAAATCGAAACCGCCATCAATGCGGccggcaagaagaagaagccctCGTACGTGCCGTGGAAGTCGATCCTAACCTCGCCACCGGTGTGGGCCATCATTCTGACGCACGGTGCGTCCGTGTTTGGGTTCTTCACCGTGGTCAACCAGCTGCCCACCTACATGAAGTACATTCTGCATTTCAACATTAAGGAG AACGGGTTGCTCTCGTCTTTGCCTTACTTTGGCAAGTACGCCATGGCTGTGATTTCATCGCATTTAGCTGATTATTTGAGAAAATCGGGTAAACTGTCGACGACTGCGACGAGAAAGATTTTCACCGCCTTCG CTGTGATGACTCCCGGCTTCTTGATGATCATTCAAGTGTACATGGGAGAGAACCGCTCCTGGGCGGTCGGTATCTTCACGCTGTCCCTCTTCCTTAATGGTGCCGTCACGGCCGGCTATCTCGGCAACGGGCTGGACATTGCGCCCAACTTCTCCGGCACCATCTTCGGTATGGCCAACACGCTCTCCTCGTTCGGTGGTTTCGTGTCGGCGTACATGGTTGGTGTGCTTACCAACGACAAT CAAACCTACGGCCAATGGCAGATTGTGTTCTGGATTCTGGCCGTGGTGTACATTACGGGTTCCTCTGCGTACGTGCTGATGGGTACGGGTGAGCTGCAAGCCTGGAACAATCCGCCGGAGAAGGGCGACGGTAACGTTGAAACGGAGGAAGGCGTGCCGCTGCGCAATCAGGCCGCCGCGGTCAAGTAA
- the LOC121597890 gene encoding sialin isoform X2: MVIFGFMLNYALRVNFTIAIVAMTKTLVSTVTGDDNSTTDALNLTDTTTEASVIDEADKFEWDARQQNLMLGSFFWGYVLTELPGGRLAEIVGGRRVFGYSMLFSSLLTLLTPLASNTHYIAVVILRAVLGFFLGASWPAIHPLTAVWIPPMDRSKFIANMMASSLGAAITMPICGFLIATVGWQSVFYFTGGLGLLWSVVWFLVVFETPASHPRITPEERTEIETAINAAGKKKKPSYVPWKSILTSPPVWAIILTHGASVFGFFTVVNQLPTYMKYILHFNIKENGLLSSLPYFGKYAMAVISSHLADYLRKSGKLSTTATRKIFTAFAVMTPGFLMIIQVYMGENRSWAVGIFTLSLFLNGAVTAGYLGNGLDIAPNFSGTIFGMANTLSSFGGFVSAYMVGVLTNDNQTYGQWQIVFWILAVVYITGSSAYVLMGTGELQAWNNPPEKGDGNVETEEGVPLRNQAAAVK; the protein is encoded by the exons ATGGTGATCTTCGGCTTCATGCTGAACTATGCGCTGCGCGTCAACTTTACGATCGCGATCGTGGCGATGACGAAAACGCTCGTCAGCACGGTGACCGGTGACGATAACAGCACGACCGACGCCCTCAACCTGACCGACACCACGACCGAAGCGTCCGTGATCGATGAGGCGGACAAGTTCGAGTGGGACGCCCGCCAGCAGAACCTGATGCTTGGCAGCTTCTTCTGGGGCTACGTGCTGACGGAGCTGCCGGGCGGCCGGCTGGCCGAAATCGTCGGTGGACGGCGCGTGTTCGGCTACAGCATGCTGTTTTCCAGTCTGCTGACCCTGCTGACGCCGCTCGCCTCCAACACGCACTACATTGCGGTGGTGATTCTGCGTGCCGTGCTCGGATTCTTCCTGGGCGCCTCCTGGCCGGCCATACATCCGCTGACGGCGGTGTGGATTCCACCGATGGACCGGTCCAAGTTCATCGCCAACATGATGGCTTCGTCGCTCGGTGCCGCCATTACGATGCCGATCTGTGGGTTCCTGATTGCGACGGTCGGGTGGCAGAGTGTGTTCTACTTCACCGGCGGGCTCGGGCTGCTGTGGTCGGTCGTGTGGTTCCTGGTGGTGTTTGAGACGCCCGCCTCCCATCCGCGCATCACGCCCGAGGAGCGAACGGAAATCGAAACCGCCATCAATGCGGccggcaagaagaagaagccctCGTACGTGCCGTGGAAGTCGATCCTAACCTCGCCACCGGTGTGGGCCATCATTCTGACGCACGGTGCGTCCGTGTTTGGGTTCTTCACCGTGGTCAACCAGCTGCCCACCTACATGAAGTACATTCTGCATTTCAACATTAAGGAG AACGGGTTGCTCTCGTCTTTGCCTTACTTTGGCAAGTACGCCATGGCTGTGATTTCATCGCATTTAGCTGATTATTTGAGAAAATCGGGTAAACTGTCGACGACTGCGACGAGAAAGATTTTCACCGCCTTCG CTGTGATGACTCCCGGCTTCTTGATGATCATTCAAGTGTACATGGGAGAGAACCGCTCCTGGGCGGTCGGTATCTTCACGCTGTCCCTCTTCCTTAATGGTGCCGTCACGGCCGGCTATCTCGGCAACGGGCTGGACATTGCGCCCAACTTCTCCGGCACCATCTTCGGTATGGCCAACACGCTCTCCTCGTTCGGTGGTTTCGTGTCGGCGTACATGGTTGGTGTGCTTACCAACGACAAT CAAACCTACGGCCAATGGCAGATTGTGTTCTGGATTCTGGCCGTGGTGTACATTACGGGTTCCTCTGCGTACGTGCTGATGGGTACGGGTGAGCTGCAAGCCTGGAACAATCCGCCGGAGAAGGGCGACGGTAACGTTGAAACGGAGGAAGGCGTGCCGCTGCGCAATCAGGCCGCCGCGGTCAAGTAA
- the LOC121597894 gene encoding adapter molecule Crk: MASFDVYDRSSWYFGAMSRQDATDLLLNERESGVFLVRDSTTIVGDFVLCVREDSKVSHYIINKLPSGDECFVYRIGDQTFADLPDLLSFYKLHYLDTTPLRRPMVRRLEKVIGKFDFDGSDPDDLPFKKGEILHIISKDEEQWWTARNGAGQTGQIPVPYVTRYEENIIERPNSGGGGGGAGPGHHHHHHAHPATGGGGGGGMHHSENSNIFKSNLNRQLPALARVKQERVPNAYDETALKLSVGDVIKVLKTNINGQWEGELKGKIGHFPFTHVEFIDE, translated from the coding sequence ATGGCATCCTTCGACGTGTACGATCGGTCGAGCTGGTACTTCGGGGCGATGTCACGCCAGGACGCAACCGATTTGCTGCTGAACGAGCGCGAAAGTGGCGTATTTCTGGTGCGCGACAGCACAACGATCGTGGGCGACTTTGTGCTGTGCGTGCGGGAAGACTCGAAAGTGAGCCACTACATCATCAACAAACTGCCATCGGGCGATGAGTGTTTCGTGTACCGGATCGGCGACCAGACCTTTGCCGACCTGCCGGATCTGCTGTCCTTCTACAAGCTGCACTATCTCGACACGACACCGCTGCGCCGGCCGATGGTGCGCCGGCTGGAGAAGGTCATTGGCAAGTTTGACTTCGACGGGAGCGATCCGGACGATCTGCCGTTCAAGAAGGGTGAGATACTGCACATCATAAGCAAGGACGAGGAGCAATGGTGGACGGCGCGGAACGGGGCGGGCCAAACGGGCCAGATACCGGTGCCGTACGTGACGCGATACGAGGAAAACATTATCGAGCGGCCAAATtcgggtggcggtggtggcggtgctggTCCGggccatcatcaccatcaccatgcGCATCCGGcgaccggtggtggtggtggtggtggaatgcACCATTCGGAGAATTCGAACATTTTCAAATCGAACCTCAACCGGCAGCTGCCAGCACTGGCACGGGTTAAGCAGGAGCGCGTCCCGAACGCGTACGACGAGACGGCCCTGAAGCTGAGCGTCGGCGACGTTATAAAGGTGCTGAAGACGAACATCAACGGGCAGTGGGAGGGTGAGCTGAAGGGCAAGATTGGCCACTTCCCCTTCACGCACGTGGAGTTTATTGACGAGTGA